The segment gtatagagagagagagagagagattatattTACATTAATGTGAATTGTGGTTTTTTTTTGATTTAATTATATGCTATTCCAAATTTAGATAAAAATCTAAAATGTCactatatttatttatatttacaaAAATATCATTATGATCAATCCAAACTATTTAATAATTTAAACAAACTTTTCGTTTTTAGTTTTTGGGTTCTCAGAAAACTATAAGTTCTCAATTCTCAAATGATTAAAGAAAAAGAACATAAATCCAATTGGTTTAGCAAGTCACATGATTAAAGAAGTATAGTAAGCAAGATATCATGATTAGTTTGAATATAATTGATTAAAACTATATAGTTTGGAGGGTTTTATATATAAGTCTAGGTACATAACAGCCATAAATTCAATTGGTTTAGCAAgtcacaaataaaaaaataaaaattgatgaataattatttactaatatatatatatatatatatatatatatatatatatatatatatatatatatatatatattaattactaaatgtggcaatcgtgtcgtgtcgtgtcgaaacactaaacgAGTTGAAAGTGCTTGACCTTAAGccgacccatttaattaacgtgtcgtgtcgtgtcaaccggtttattttcgtgtcgagttcgtgtcgggtttcgggttagggctataccttgaaatatgtcgtgtcatgtgaggttaaaagattgagcatgttgaaaTAGTAGGAGTTTGGTAGGCGGAAATGAAAAACTAATTGTTTTCAAGCAGAATAGATGAAGCCATAGCAAGTCtgatgacaaaattaaaagagtgggAGTTAGGGAGGCGGATGACAAGGTCGTGAGGATGTGAGAGTGGTGAAAGAGATTGAGTAGTTTGGAAGAGAATGAAAAAACTGAAATGAAAATTTGATCTAGACGGCTAAGTCATTTTAACATTACAAAACAATTCAATTCGaaggttttcttttacttatgcttttggttttgtatctttctagtttatttaaataattcaaaaaacttgcatataaataaacgggtcatattcgagttgaaattctcaactctaaccttacccatttaattttcgtgtcgtgtcgtgtcaacccatttatttaaatGGGTTGAAATATCTTACCTAAACCCGTTtctttcgtgtcgggtttcgtttcgtgtcaatttttgccacctcTATTAATTACTAGTATTtatcataaatattaaaataCATAAGTTAAATGATGTGGCAATAAGAACCATTTTTGAAAGATGAGTCATGTTGCATTGACGTGGAAGTAATTGTAAAATCTAATACGGTATATTTAAAAGACCAGTAACATTATATCGGTGTGGATggtctaaaaaaaataaaagatattcTACTTGTATATTAATTTTGTGAATGTATTAGATATTTCTTAACAATCAAGTGTTACATGTTATATATAAGACGTTCCACAAAATTTAATAAACACCAACCATATTTCATACAAAACCTCCTGTTGGCTTAAATCAAGAAACAAAGACGATTCAAGTGGTCTCACATATAAATCACAGATTtacaccaataccacaatcaatAACATCAATTTACACAACCAACAACCCCTTCAATCAACCAATATCATAAACAATCATACTTTCAATAACAAGCACCAAATCAATTCTTCTGATGAACCGCTATTTGATGAATATCCATTTCTTTCAACATAACCGCCCGCCCACAAGAGTCACACGGGGCAGTCCGGGACCCACATCGACTCTCGTGCTCTGAAAGTCCTTTTAACCGATCCCGCGCATCCACCGCCAGTGTCCCCGCTTCCACCATATCCCCACAAAATCTACATATCACCAAACGTAGCGCGCACTCTGACGCCTGATGTTCCACCTATAATAAACAAAACCCTCATCATTATGTAAAATAACTTCACATAACAGACTGTACTGTGTTTGACATGACATATCAGGTTGTACTGCGATTGATATGTACTGGACTAGGACTAATGTCAATGGGACAAAATTTGTACTCAATAAGACTATTTTATTGTATGAAATATTTGCTTACCATTTGTGTTTTTTCAAGGGTGATCCCACAAGGACAAAGTAAAGGCTCATGGAACACTTTCATATGTTTTTCAATCTCTCTACAATGAAAAGCCAACCCACATTTCACACAATGCACATGATTCTTAACCTCTTCAACCCTAAGAACAACCCCACACCCATCATGCTCACAAACAACATTATGTCTTCTACAATACGCCTCATGAAGCCCTATAGTCCTCAAAGGTATATAATGCTTACAATTTCCACACTCCACAGTATCCaccaatgaagaagaagaagaagacacactttgttgaccttgttgacttacATTTGTGGTGGGAATATCTTGAATGTTTACTATAACATTATATTTTGTGGTACCCTTGAACCCATATACACCTACACTATATCCACCAATACCCAGATTGTGATCTTTTGACCCGAGAACCAAACTTTTTGAACCCatgtcatgtgaagaccaaccgTGCTGATGTGTACTCGGGAACAAAAGCGGGTGTCGCGAAAGATAAAGATCGGTGTCGCAATCTTTCGCTTCTGAATCTAATTTCACTTCAATTTCAGCATACCCAGATGAAATTTTCCCCCATATTTCATCGTTTATTGTGAATTTGTAATATATGTAATCACCTTCGTTTATGATTCCTGATTCGGGTTTTCCAAATGTTAGTGGCTTTAGAACATGTTGGGTGTTGTTTTCGGGAAGTGAATCGGGACCCACGATGTCGACTTCTATATCGGTTTCAAGAACGGATACACTCGGTGAAGGTTTGAGCTCGAGGACATGGAGATGATAAGTCAACACACCATGTTTGACTGTTAAAATGTCGTTTTGAGAAAGGGTTGCGTGTTGGCGAAGGGTTGTTTCAAGGACTGCTTTGTGGTTGGGTATGTCTGAGAATCCGAGTTCTTGTGATTGAAGCTTTGCGTATGTTCCTTTTGGAAGCCATACGTATTTGACTTCGATTAGAGGGGTAATTGGGTCTTTTTTGGAGTATAGGTTGTTCCAGATGTGAGGAGGGATGATAACAGTACCTTCATCTGCAGTGAATTCGAGGACACCAGCATGGGTTGTTATGGTTTCTGATGGAGAAGAGTTGTTTTGGTGATGTACTGATAGTTGGAAATGGAGGGGGCCTTTGTCGAAAGCACCTTCACTGGATAAATCGTTGAAACAGGAAGGTGGGAGTTTGATTTTATCACCGGAGCCTTCGAATGGTACAGCTTCAAGAACACGATTGAAAGAGATTCCTCTTCCGACGAGTATGTTTTCTTCCATCTGTTGATCTGCCTGAATAATAGCAAAATGATCGAAGATTAAAATGTTGCAATTTAGTCGTTATTGTGTTTCTGTGCCCTAAAACATTATGAAGTTGGATTACATGAGTCGTATCAAGTAATCAATACATAGAATCTGATGAAAATCGTGATTTCAATCATGAATGTATTTATTCAATGGAATTGGATAACAATCGTTAAAGATGAATAAACAAAATGGCATTGATTTCAATCACTTGACAATCAATCGAGAAGAACAAAAGGGGGGAAATGATGTACCTTAAGTTGGGCTTCCATGGCATCGATTCTACGAGCTCTCTGAGAAGCCTCGATCGCCTCACGCTGACGATTAGCTTCTTGTTTGGCCTTTCTCTCTTTATCTAATCTTGCCCTCGCCTTCTCTTTTCTATCCTTTTGCTCTTTCTCCAATTTCTCTCTCGCTCTTCTCAACTCAAAATCCATCTTCTATAAACTTCACAGATCTCCAACAACAACTTCAATGTCAATATGAATCTTCGATACGTTTGATTATCGATCCGATTTAATATACTTTAGAAAATCTGCAAATTAAGCTTTGCCCTGTTCCTCAAGAAACTTGGTTAGGTTTTTTCCTTCCTCTTTCCAGTTTCCACTTGATATTTGTAGTTTTACATGCGATCCCAAATAATAATATGACAAGATAATTGTAATGGATCGAGAAGCATCCACTACCTTCGTAGCTTTCCTTCTTCGGTTTGAAGTCTTCAATGGAGGCTGGCCCGGGTTTCTCGAAGCCCAAATTCAAACAGCTTGCCGTGTGTTCATACGAAGGTCCGATGATCaaataaagttttaaaaataGACACATGTTCATGTTGGTTTGATTTAATATTTTAAGATGTAATTCGGTTCGGCCCACAACGAAAACAAAACCAAACAAGTATCTTTCCCATTTTATTTTCCTAACAATGGTTGTAAGGTTTATTAAGATcaggattttttttaaatattattttatattttataaaattatggTTGTAAATTAGATTCAGAATCGATTATCAAAATTAACTAGTTTTCAAATTTACTTGCAATGTCTTGTTTGTACATAGACCTGACAAATGTGTCGTGTCAGGAcattaatgtcacaccccaaaaccggaacggcggaaacgttcagggatggaggatgtcatgtacagtatcacaacaatgcatagtagtaaacaagcaacaacatcatccattgcattaataatataatttaatacaagtgtgttctgtgaagtttaatagacaccaaaaatgtaaatcaaaatatgaGATGAGCcttgaatgtgctccatcttctcaaaagcctggcatcggtacctgtctactgatgacctgagaatacaagttattttgaaagagttgatcagctttaaagctggtgagttcataagtatttcagTGTCAAcgtttgtatgaaagtgtttgtatgtacttgaagtataagtttgtaaatgtttgtatctcctagaaaatcctatattttctactaaacgtagccttctaccaaggcatcaattgaaatgtatgtttgtttcttgtaaaagtgtgtattttcctaAGTGTGACtaccattaaccaaaaatatagtttttacattactgttCATTGTGTGAAAATCACAAAGTGAATGCAATGGGGAAATATtaaagtactgtagtgttgtattaagtaactactactgtactaattaccttaaaccaatttgttatttaaagtaacatgtgatatGCCTGTACCATACTAGCGACTATAAACACAACGATAAAAGACGTCGGAAgatatgacatttggcacccgtagacttgcaagtcccactgtagcgaacaacaaggtgtaggatagtcaatccagtatatatctatacacaaattcaacGCTCTCCttctaggagactctggatacaaaacGAGCCATGACAGGTGATGTCATGCCCCGTTACGTGGCTCATATACTGTTGTAatgttcttgtatatgtattgtatgtactagccgtattgtatgttctctctctgtctagtatgtatgtatgttctctctctgtctagtatgtatgtatgttctctttatttctcataatagtatgttctcttgtataatgTATAgtatgtactagctgtattgtatgttctctctctgtCTGGTATGtgttgactcattgtatgtttcattgttctagtaatagtatttgtaacttcctaaactatacctattatagtttactagtaatgttgtttgtatgtatgaacatgtttgtgttcctttgctacccaaaggtattgaaatGAAAGAAgtaacttttatatctatatatacataatacataactaggattcaaatgaccttcggacaaataaccgatatcctaagtccacaaccaaacaaggaacaggaagcaaggcgagctatcagtcctaagtcctttcaatcctacttatataactatatctatataaatacatatttgacaaagtataagtttaaaagagtttaataaaagtatttaacatgtaaaagagtttgcaaAAAAgcttgaagtagtttgtttgataacacagtttgaaaagtaagcaaatccatatgtttgatagttattaatcacatgtgattgatataataactataatagttcaacttgtatccccccataaaagcatttaaaatcatttaaaaggttgactaaggggtatgaactcacctatagtgagtggtttggatgaacggatgatataggatgttaagtgtcaagtgaagacttgagcacacacacggatcctatttgacatataatgacacatatatgtatttaattagtcatttaacaattaattaaccaagttaagacaCCATAGAACATGGAAaaaactttgattcaagtgctataagcaccaaagggttgcatctaaaggttgtatggcctcacattggagtttactgcccaaatgGTAACaccatgtgagtttacggccaatggtcatttcccccatgagtttacagccgtaaactcatggtaattagtaccattttgtgttttaaggtcttataAGTCAAGGTTAAGTATCCTATGATCAAGCCCAAGCCTTACGAAGTAATTGTGGCACAATTGTACCAccttttagagtttacggcccatggtcaattccccatgagtttagggtcgtaaactcatgtgtgcttgattcttttgtttgtttAAGGTCCGATACTCTTCAAGGAAGTGATCTAGACTtgtatccaaggcttaggaagggactagggctcaTAATGGCCCTTTCATtaaagtttacggcctaaggagatttccttggccgtaaacacttatgatcttgtgtttcttgatgttttctagttGATTAACAAGtgtattgtgacatcccctaatttcttggCCATAAAAGAgcaatttaatttatgctttttaaaatcaaatcagagaaatctttataaaagatgttgcggaattggtccctaaaacaaaatatgataaaagtttgtcaaaacctttctttaagaaatatatcatttccttttatattaaaacctcgggatgtcatgtttcgatacagatcaaaagcataaacaagaccttataagccttacaacagttattgttaactactggcctataatccaaaatcactcatcatcatcatccgactatgctcggggtcctctacaTGTAATATAAacagttgagtgggtcaggcttggaagcctggtgaacatatagggttttcaacccacaatacataaatttattatgtttaaacatcaatcaatcaaccgaattaccccaaatcccattattttatttatttcttaagggtttaccctaagaatcaactatcactccttcctaaggattcatcttaaggaatagacacaaagtcacctcgtgaccggggtttatacaacgggcaataattccatagctgccaaggtttattcaacatgtgctaagtctatagctctcatttatcgacaatattatttaCAGGTACTCTCTCCtgtaatacatgtcaatgggtttttagagtacaacaaatgaacatatagttcattacacctacaggttgcgggcctactagtgttccatagactgtctagaatagtccatggttctcatccatactctgctgaatgacgggggccaacaatttgggtaagtgattctctcaaatttcaccactcaccctcaactcatgatcaatattatgatcatctcctttatccaactcacctttcatcatacccactatttcatctacccatgttttacccaacatttatcgtagataaaaatacatatatagtttaaattatttaaaaacatgtataaatcattccttcagcacccatctcaaataaacaaacaatatatattcacacaacatgtattttatgtaaagtacttcatatctatgtgtaaggtgaaagtaactacacactcacctgatttaATGAGAACCGGGCAGCAAtacgtttcctaaaacgatcgtttctaataaaaccgggagttttattgagaaaacGGGCTTTGCgagggtcgggcttcgaaaccgaaaagataaattttccgggcttctcgggcactttgtggagtattccggggcttataattgatatcggggctttgggggatgctAATATGAGAGAAATATGAGATTTAGGGTGAAAAGtggcaaatttccaaagttacctaggaaggctcccagccttctatttatagggtggagcttctgatcggacgccTGAGAAGGAACCACGCGTCGCAGATCCGAGGGCTCGCAGGGGAAGGCTCGCACGAGGGCTGCACGTGCGAAGGCTTGCTGGCTTCCTGTGATTGGAACGAAGTCTACTGGTCCGAAGTCGGCTTGGTGGTGGGGTCCGCAGGCGAGGGTGCGCAGGTGGCAGCATGTGCGAAGGCCTCGGTGGCAGTTACTAATTGGACCACGGAGAAGTGACCCATGTCGAGGCTCGGACACGAGGATAATACATGCGTCGGACTGCTAGTGGACCGCGGTTACTGTTCATGCGAGGGTGACTCAACAGATTTTgccacgtggcttcgcatgactcactGATTTCGGACACGTGTCACactctaagcgagggtgacgttgcaattgtgactatgcgaattttctcggtttttgtgcagaaacttctaaaatccataactttcgcatacgagcgtcgtttttgacgttctttatatgaacgcatagctaaaattacgctctacaacttccgtttagacttcgtcggctaattttgactttaatttttatattagtatttttaacagaccgggacaggaaatccattaaaaattcataacttgctcatccgacgttcgttttcgtcacattttttaccgttgtgctactaatgacgagaccttcaattctcgtttaggttgtgtcggctaaaaatcgcttgatctaaaatttgagttttagctgtctactgctaagctgaaacttcgaaaaatcataacttcctcatactaagtcaaatttgggcgttctttttatcgaacttctcggtttaacgaatactatgactttcgtttagattactaaggctaaaaagtagtttatcaaaaactcactttttacgacattcagcatcgTGCCGGTTTATcgtgaaacttcaacaggtcataacttcttcgttataacttggattttggtattctttatatccccgaaatccttgtttcaaccactacaactttatgtaaagatatcggctttatctaatatttatttttggcgctcatttttattctt is part of the Lactuca sativa cultivar Salinas chromosome 7, Lsat_Salinas_v11, whole genome shotgun sequence genome and harbors:
- the LOC111912021 gene encoding uncharacterized protein LOC111912021, which encodes MDFELRRAREKLEKEQKDRKEKARARLDKERKAKQEANRQREAIEASQRARRIDAMEAQLKADQQMEENILVGRGISFNRVLEAVPFEGSGDKIKLPPSCFNDLSSEGAFDKGPLHFQLSVHHQNNSSPSETITTHAGVLEFTADEGTVIIPPHIWNNLYSKKDPITPLIEVKYVWLPKGTYAKLQSQELGFSDIPNHKAVLETTLRQHATLSQNDILTVKHGVLTYHLHVLELKPSPSVSVLETDIEVDIVGPDSLPENNTQHVLKPLTFGKPESGIINEGDYIYYKFTINDEIWGKISSGYAEIEVKLDSEAKDCDTDLYLSRHPLLFPSTHQHGWSSHDMGSKSLVLGSKDHNLGIGGYSVGVYGFKGTTKYNVIVNIQDIPTTNVSQQGQQSVSSSSSSLVDTVECGNCKHYIPLRTIGLHEAYCRRHNVVCEHDGCGVVLRVEEVKNHVHCVKCGLAFHCREIEKHMKVFHEPLLCPCGITLEKTQMVEHQASECALRLVICRFCGDMVEAGTLAVDARDRLKGLSEHESRCGSRTAPCDSCGRAVMLKEMDIHQIAVHQKN